One Vicia villosa cultivar HV-30 ecotype Madison, WI linkage group LG5, Vvil1.0, whole genome shotgun sequence genomic window, AATTTCGTTTTCGACTGACTGGCTATATTTTGTAATGTCTGCCAATGCTCTTTATTAAGAACTTTTTGTAATGATTGGCTCGatttagccattttaatataatctcttggtcttttattttcttatgtGAATTTTCAACAATACATCCTCAGCATTAGTCagattgtcgatggcaaaaatttccaaggcatacaaatttTTAATTTCAACATCCTCACctaccccctcgaattttgacgtcgacaattgacccaatttatttaatacttcatgagtttccttgttcttgatctcgaccatatcttccaacttgtctttagaaactctatacccagaagcaatttgtgccaattcattggcaatgtaattgttggatcttggtacatgcaagatctcaacatgttcgaagctttctaataagcgtatcacgattgcataatacattattagattttctttaatgcacttatactctttcttgatttgtcgaatcactaattcggaatcacctcgaatctcaacccGGGTTGCCCCCAAATCTATTAGGGCTTTCAAACCAGtaatcaaggcttcatattcgacctcattgttagagcatacttctttcattttgtaatgaaacttagttggaagtcccttaggggaaataattaggactccaatgcctgaaccatttttgtgactagagcCATCGAAAAACAATTTCCAATTAGTTTgctcgacttgatttacagacaattcgactaacccatggtcgactataaaatcagccacaacttgtcctttcatagcttttaaagggatatatgtcaaggaaaattcagttagcgctaaggcccacttaccaattcgactatgcaaaattggtttagacaacatatgcttaataatatcaaaatgagaggacacatacacatcaacaggctttatatgttgcttaagtttgttacatgagaaatacaagcataagcataatttttcaatatcattatacctagtttcagcatctactagggttcgacttagataatatatggctctttcgacgccattatcatcttcttgggccaacatactcccaattgtcgagcctgatgcagctatgtataatttcatactctttgtcctattgggggggtaacaaaataggaggcttagttaaataagcttttatttggtcgaatgcctgttgatgttcttgttcccatttgaattgatcttggttcttgagtttcacaagtggtgaaaatatcttcgttttgccacttagatttgagatgaatctcctcaagaaattaatcttccccaacaatgactggagttgtttctttgtttctggcgcctttagctccaagattgcttccgtcttattttggtttatctcaatgcctttcttgtgaaccacgaagcctaggaaatcccctgcatgtacaccaaaagcacattttaaagggttcattttgagtccatatttcctcatacgttcaaaagattgtcgaagatggtctaaatgaccattttcagagtcagattttattacaatatcatcaatataaacctgcataaacttgtcaataaaatcatgaaacatggaattcatggctcgttggtatgtagctccagcattttttaaaccaaaaggcatcaccacccattcataagttcctaaagcacctgggcatcgaaacgccgtcttaggtacatcttcgtcagctataaaaatttggttatagcctgaatatccatccaataaactgagatattcaaatccggctgcagagtcgactaacatttcagcaactggcatgggatattcatctttagctATTTGCAGTAGGTGTTTGAAAAATAGACAATGAGAGCACGACTGGGTGATGGTGATGCTGAACAGGTAGGGCAACACAAAGCGTATGCTATGAGAGCATACTTGTTGTATTTGGTTAGCACTCCCATTTGTGTGGACATGAGTGGGACTTATGTGGATGTCATATACCCACGGTACTTTGAGGACTTTGAGCGGATCCAAGAGCACAACCGGGGGGCCGCTTGTTTGGTATACTTGTATTGTAAATTATTTGAAGGCTATAGGTGGAAGACGAAGTAGATGACTGACAACATCACACTTTTGACAGTAACATTTCTTGGTCTTATATTGGTTTTGTTAATTATTGCAACACTGTTACTAATTAATGATTCTTGCTTTTTTAGGTATGGATCCTACAACACTTCCCATGCATCTCTAGTTGATCTCCGTTACAAaaaattggacggaaaggactaacgtggatcttttttaacaattaaaggaccactttaacactttttaaagataagggactaAATTGATCTAGTGGTTAAATATCTAGGGTAACAAACAAAATGGCCGCAGTTTGAATCTAGACTAAAGCAAAAATTTTGGAATGTTTTTTATAATAGTGACTAAATGATGCACCTAGAGTTAAACTGGACTTTTTTTAAACACGTAAATAGCCTTTTTTTTcaaggataataataataataataataataataataataataataataataataataataataataataataataataataataatattgcttaattgcaattttggtggcctattttatcttttttttgattttgatcattctatttttaaaatttagtcatttttttaaattttctgtgcaattttcgtctttttgttttgtttttttctgcaaaattagctCATATTTTTGTCCATTTTTCAACGTAAAATTTAAAAGATGACCAAAATCATGATTTTAAAAAtgagaagtaaaaaaaaaaaagagaacaaagttgcaattaaacttaataataataataataataataataataatagtaataataatttctTTAGTTACAATTGTACTATTAAAATAGAGaagagtaatgctatttagtacgaagtaatttgaagaagaaatgcaagaatgaatatgtgtcactattttagtggtgaattttaaattaatttaaatttaatttcttttttaatagagATCATGAGATTGTTGTGATAAtggatggttgagatttattcttgcattttttttattttgttactaATAAGCAATTTCCAAAAGAGAAATACTAGCTTTGTACCAAAAAAAagaaagggttaatacctattttcacccctgccatatggggttggtttgaaaaacccccctgcaaaaaaaaaagttgcaataattcccctaacaattgaagattctctcgttttaaaccttgtaaaaatttgatttttaaaaccaaccttgccacttgaaggactctatcattttgaaccctgtaaattattatttttagtaaaaccaaccttgcccgtCATACTccagagggtttaaaatgacataatctacaagattatagggtttaaaatgactgaatcttgaaatggcaaggttggttttaaaaacaaaatttttacaaggtttaaaacgagagaatcttcaaatgttaggggaattcttgcaactttttttttggcaggggtgtttttcaaaccaaccctatattgcaggggtgaaaataggtattaacccaaaaagaaaaatagagaaaTTGGTATAGGTTAGAGAATAGATTGGTGGTTTATTCTTAGCTTACCCATATTGTTTATTCGCGAGTTACATATCCGCCGGGACGGAACAGCCATCAAAAGCAGTATAGGACTTCCATCAGAAAATGGCAGAGACAGATTCGTTGCCCTCTTCCAACGGAGAAGACGCGCCCCCCTTGCCGACTTCGGCCTCCGCATCACTATCGTCGATTGCAGAAAATTTTCAGCGTTCTGCAATTGAATCTGCTCGTACTATGCAACACAGCTCTTCCACTCATTTTCATACCTTTCAGGTTTCCTCTCTTTTTTTCCCCCAATTCTTCATATTCATTGCGCCATAGGCAACATAGATGATATCAGTTAGCTTTATTTACTGAAATTTTACGCGTCTTCGTAGTATTCTTACTTCTTAGAAGTTTTAGGGTGCGCTGAAGTTTTAGATATCAACATAGATAAGATCAGATTGGATCCAGAACTAACATATTGTTTTCTTTCCGTATTCTGTCATGTCTTGTATTAATACAGGAAATTCCTGACCATGTGCGATCACTTTTTTATCTCAATAAAATATGatctgctccaaaactcatccagATTATCTCTGATTATTTTGCAGAAGTTTTTACCGGAAGTAGTGTCACAGTATAGAACTTATGAAGATGCTTTCTTCAGTAAAGTTAAAGGTGATTAGATTTTAAATAGTATCAAACTTATGAACGATAGATATGCTCATCAATTTTGAAGCACCTTTTGATGGTTTGGTAAAAATAAGGTTGAACTTTTGTGGCCATGTTTAATATttgcatttattttcaaagtTGGTTGAAGCAAAATGCTTGCATTTCTAAGGATTTATCTTCCCCCTTCACTTGTCATGGACCTCGTGGTATAGGGTTTGTTTTTATGGCCTCTATTTGGTGTTCAAACTATAGTTGTTTATTCTATGGTTTTGACATTGATATGCTAGAAGATCAAACTGCTTGCTGTGTTTTGAATCTTCTTATGGTTTtttcatattagtttttttatttgtgttataTGATGTTCCTTTCACCGTGATGGACTCTTGCATATGGAGGATATctctaatatttttgaaaaagcaAAGTTTTTCCTTCTTTGTAATTATAATCTTAACCCTTTTACAGATGGCTTGATGGTAGCACGGGAGAATCCGGCTTTAGGTGTTGGTTTTGCTGTTTCTGCTGCCCTTCTTGCTATGAGAGGTATTTTTCGCACATAAAAGTACGGACAGACCCACATCGTGGGTTGTATGGGCACTGGCCTACACTTAATcttgaaaacaatttttttagtatttaatacactaaaaaaataatataacaaaaaAGAAAGACATATGTAATAGATTGTGCCCACTctatcctttgattttattttttaaatgtgaGATGTTGTTATAAGCATGATTATCAAAATCtcgatttaaatattaaaatcttGCGATTTTGCGATCTCACTCACCCCCAACGATCTAGGACGAGTTTCTTTTCAGGTGAAGATGTGATGTCAGACAATGgggtcaattaaaataaatagtggaAGACCTATTAAAACTTTAGAATGGTGAATTCCTCCATTTGGTAGACTATTAAATTTTTTTGCTGTAAATCCCTGCTGAGGTTGTGATAGTTCTCCCTGATCTTACATGAATGTGTGCCTCTGCCTCCCCTAATCTAAGTTATTtctcataaaaaaaaaactttagggTAAACCATAAAGAAGATCTTGCTCAAACTGGTTTTTGATATAGTCGAATGACATTGATTGATGCATGCAGCTGATCCTACTTGGTGTGGCATAACCTATTTGTTACTGTTGCTGCATATCTTGGAATAAGAGATCGTTTTAATGCTTGTACTATAAATTGGACATGAATCAAACTATTCTTATCTAGTGCTATTTTATGTGTCTCAAGTCAACTGAATTTGTAACCATCTTGtatgctattttattttaaagtacTTCATCTTTTTGCAGCTCCAAGAAGATTTCTGTTTCGTCAAACATTGGGTCGATTTCAGAGTGAAGAGGTATTATTCAGTTGAACTATCAAGATGCATCCCTAGCCTCTGTCCTCACATACCACCCCTCTCTATTTGTAATGCATAGATCATATATGCTTTTTCATTATATTGTAGCCTAATATTTAAGGTGTTCTATCTTTAGATTTTATACAGTTGTCTTTCGCAAACGTTTCAATATTTCATATTCTGTTGTTTGTTTCACCCTTTTTCATTAATACCTATGAAGGCACGATATGCAAGTGCTGAGAAGAGTGTGAAGGACTTGAACCTCTCAGTAAATTTACTGACGAAAGAGAGCATAAAATTGCTTCAAAGGACAGCTCTTGCTGAAAAGGAAATGAAATATGGGCATAACGAACTGATGTATGTATTATTATTCAAGGAAAGGGTGTATGAGTTATTTTATTACAGTGAAGTATGACTGAATGTTTTACTCCAATGATGCATAGGAACACTGGAGCCCAATTACAACGGCTGGCAAAATCATCATACAAGGTTGAAGCCAGAGCTATTGGTATGCtctataaaaacaaaattaacacgAGCTTCTTAAATGATTATTTTATCTTCTTCATATATGCTTTGGGGATGTGATGATATCTACTGTTTGAAATTTACCCGCTATTGTCATGCTGTAGATTTAATAGACAGGCTGCGCGATATACCTAGTCGGGATGCTCTGGCACTTCGAGCTGAGGCAAGCCTATGACTCTGTATTTGTTTTTCTATAGTGATGCAATTTTAAATTACTTACTGTTTTTTTGTCATCCACAAACACATGACTAGGTTGCCTCTTTGACTTCAAATTTGAAGCGGCAGAGATCGGTGCTGGACAAACGGATAATGAAGATATCCGAGTTAGGGATTTCTGTGTGAATCAGCACGAGTTTTGGTCCTTCCCTTAATACACACCCATGTCGATCATTTTACTTTATTTGGATAAGTTCTCCTGAGGCGGATAGCTTTACTTAAGATGCAGACCCATCCTTGGGGCATCTGTCTTTTGTTTAGTCAATTCAATGAATATGTAGATGGGTACTTAATAAAAAGGTGTGACTGAAAAATTATCTCAATATATTACAGCTTTAGAGGAGTTAAAAGTGAAAGAGACCTTAAAGTTTTGTTCAGGTTTTTAGGCAGCGACTAATGTTGCACACTTTTGAAAGCTGAGACACCACCTCTGTACTTCCTCTATAGGATCCTTTGTTTTGAATTTCTTAGCTAGGTTTTGACCCAATGCCATTTTGTTTTTCGGAATTGCTCAAGACATTCTAAGTATTGTTACCATATCctcgtgaaaaacccaaaatatcgCTAAattttgaagatgcatctccgatcgCAACTTAAAAACACACACCGAATTCATCAGTTTTTGAAGCACGCCCCAAATATTTGATTGAACTTAAAAATAAACACATAAATAGAAAGATATAGAATGAAGAtaaattaacattttttgaaGATAAATTAACATTGATAACATAAAAAACGGAACATTACATAACTAATCGTTAACATAAACCGAACATTATATTTCAATATTCAGATGGGCGTTCTAACATCTTCATAATATCTTCGATCGATCTCGCAATCGTCACATCCAGCTCGATCGAACATTTTGTTTTGTAACGGAAAAATATATATCTTAGCCCTTATATTTGTACCCGTCTTCAGCTCAAAGTTGTTGAACTCAATCTTTACTTCGTTGTCAATTGAGGGTGAATCGTACGGGCTTCACAGTTTTTGTATTGTCAAGTATGATAGGAGATTCTCCAATATGACTTTTAAATCTACAAGACGGGTGTACTCATTAAACTTAAATTCAATTGAGGGCTTCACTCTATTGAAGTAGATATGCGACACACTAATTGATTTTCATTTTGGTGTAATGTGATATGGTAAAAAAATATGACACGAGAGCCCTATACTTATACTAGTTCTAGGCCAATATGGACCTTATAAATTCTATCTTATATTAGGGGAAATTTTAGAAATGTATTTTCGGAACCACCCTATCATGCGATTACGGAGATGCATTTTCAGAAACACATAACATAGAAGTAATTTCAGGAATAGTGAGAAACAAAACATGTTTTAGAATAAAAATGGAGAAATTTTCTAGAAACTTAAAAGACGAATTGAAATCTTTGAAAATGTATAGTTgacattattaatatttatacaaGATTACATACAAAACATGTATGACCACATAAATACTCCATTGGATAAAAACTAAATTGAATCAAAACATGTGTCACTGACTAAATCTATATCTATAGATGGTATCGCCTTTGACTTTTGTTTATTATTCTCTTTCAATATCTCTCAACTTGGTGAACTCGTACATCCTTTCTATAAAATGATTTGGTCAAGTCTCAACTTTCCTACAAATGAGCTGTCAACTCCGGTAATGTTAGTGGTATAGGGCAGTCCAGTTTCAAATAATCTTGAACAAAATGTCGCATTTTTGAACATGGTAAAATTATTTCAAACACCAAATTACAAATATTCATATATCCCCAATCATTTTCATCAACCCTAAACCTTCTAAATCATGTTAATGGAGGATTTAACTCTATCTCATGTAATCAATTATCAATacaacaatcatcatcatacaacatatTATTCATACAATCAAACAAATAATCATCATGGATTCATAAATTTCATCAAGAATAACACAAACCCCAACATACAATTATCAACCCCttaaatcaaacataataatCACGATAACCCCCTTTACCTTAGATTATTATCTAGATCGATTATCTTCCCAAATTCTATCGgtcgttcttcttctcctctcttaCCCTAGCCCTCTCTTCTCTTCATGTTTTCTCCAATTCTACTTCAAATGAATAATTCTCCTATTTTTCTCCTTTTTACCTAGTTAACCTTAGGACCCCTATTATGAACTTCCTAATATGCCCTCACTAACTTATCATAttatctcttattttatttaattaaataataaccaTGCTAATtagactattttattttattattctaattaacACCTCAATTCTACTACCCCGCagacatcaacatcatcatcactcgTCATATAATTAcatcaaaacatcaaataataattaaataattatatcaaaatatcggggtgttacaactctcccccacttaaaaaaATTTCGCCCTTGAAAATTACCTGACGAAAACAACAATAGATAAGACTCTCTCATCTGGTCCTCCCGCTGCCACGTCAGAGTTTCACCTGCTAGTCCTCCCTATAGCACCTTCACTAAGACAATCTCCTTTCCTCGCAATTGTTTCATTTCTCGTCCTTCTATTCGCACTAGTGACGCTTAAACGGCCAGGTTATCTCTCACTTGAATATCATTCATCCGGATCACATGCGAAGGATATGGAACAcacttcctcaactgagatacatgaaacacatcatgaagattCGCAAGCGACGACGGCAAAGCAATCGGATAAGCCCCCTCATTTATCCTTCTCAAAATCTGATACGAACCAATAAAATATGGCGTAAGCTTTCTCGACTTCAAAGCTCTACTGACACTTGTTACAAGAGTAACTCTCAAAAAAACATGGTAATCCACTCGGAACTCAAGtgctttcctcctcttatcatgattactcttctgaagactctgagaagctttcaccCTCTCACGgatcattcttatcttttcagtcGTTTCTTGCACAATCTCAAGTCCGAGCACAATACTCTCGCCTGATTCATAcgaacacaatggagttctacacctcctaccatacaacgcTTTATACGGcgccataccaatactcgcatgaaaactattattgtaagtaaaatCAATCAATGGCAAATAGCTATCCGAAGCTCCTCCTTGGTCTAACACACAAGccctcaacaaatcctctaatgattgaatagtcctttcggtttGATCATTCGTCTGCGGATGATACGTCAATCTCAACGTAGTACCTAAAGCATCTGGTAAACTCTTTCAAAATCTCGACGTAATACTTGGATCTTTGGCTCACACAATACTAGATGGTATTCCGTGCAATATCACAATATCCTCAATATACATCTCAACCAACTTAGAAATAGGATGGTTAATCTTCATCGGCAAGAAATGAGCCGACATAGTCAACCTATCTACAATCacccaaaataaaattattacctTTAGAATTCTTCGGCAAACCCGttacaaaatccatggaaatgctatcccacttccattctggaatgtTCAACGGTTGCATTAACCCATAAGGTTTCTAatgttcaaccttcgacttccgacaagttaagcaagcataaacaaactcaacaACATCTTTCTTCATACTCGACCACCAAAATAATCTCtttaagtcttgatacatcttcgtAGCATCTGGATGAATACTTAAACCACTtatatgtccttcttcaagaatactcttcttaaGTTCGGAAACATCTAGAATACATACTCTATTCCCAAATCTCATcacaccattctcatcaagtcaAAATTCACCTCattttaccttg contains:
- the LOC131607339 gene encoding RGS1-HXK1-interacting protein 1-like; this encodes MAETDSLPSSNGEDAPPLPTSASASLSSIAENFQRSAIESARTMQHSSSTHFHTFQKFLPEVVSQYRTYEDAFFSKVKDGLMVARENPALGVGFAVSAALLAMRAPRRFLFRQTLGRFQSEEARYASAEKSVKDLNLSVNLLTKESIKLLQRTALAEKEMKYGHNELMNTGAQLQRLAKSSYKVEARAIDLIDRLRDIPSRDALALRAEVASLTSNLKRQRSVLDKRIMKISELGISV